The following proteins are co-located in the Aggregatibacter aphrophilus ATCC 33389 genome:
- the trpCF gene encoding bifunctional indole-3-glycerol-phosphate synthase TrpC/phosphoribosylanthranilate isomerase TrpF: MITQDFSKPLETATVLQKIVLDKAEWVKNKEAEFPLSEFEKNIQKSDRSFYDALAKGTHQKPAYILECKKASPSKGLIRSEFKPTEIAQIYKHYANAISVLTDEKYFQGDFAYIKQVCDVVTQPVLCKDFMISEYQVYLARFYQADAILLMLSVVNDETYRILADLAHSLGMGVLTETSNEEEFERALALGAKIIGVNNRNLHDLSVDLNRVVALTNRYADRIPSDVRIISESGIYDHQQVRELQHVAHGFLIGSSLMGSPDLNNAVREVIFGENKVCGLTRAQDVKTVYESGALYGGLIFVENSKRCVSLRQAQELVTAAPLRFVGVFQNQDIDFIVKIAQQLQLYAVQLHGDETSAFITALRTELPESIRIWKAISVDVTHQSAVVFDDVSEIDRFVFDSKSGAQRGGTGEVFDWSLIPAHLKHKILLAGGINPNNIDAALAQHCVGVDLNSGVESAPGVKDAEKVRSVFAKIL; this comes from the coding sequence ATGATCACACAAGACTTTTCCAAACCACTTGAAACCGCTACGGTGTTACAAAAAATCGTGCTCGACAAAGCCGAATGGGTAAAAAACAAAGAAGCGGAATTTCCGTTAAGTGAATTTGAAAAAAACATTCAAAAATCCGACCGCTCTTTTTATGATGCGTTGGCAAAAGGCACGCACCAAAAACCGGCGTACATTTTGGAATGTAAAAAAGCCTCGCCTTCCAAGGGGTTGATTCGCAGTGAATTTAAACCGACAGAAATTGCGCAGATCTATAAACACTATGCCAATGCGATTTCTGTACTGACAGATGAAAAATACTTCCAGGGCGATTTTGCCTATATCAAACAAGTTTGCGACGTTGTCACACAACCGGTGTTGTGCAAAGACTTTATGATCAGCGAATATCAAGTTTATTTGGCGCGTTTTTACCAAGCCGACGCGATTTTACTCATGCTTTCGGTGGTGAACGACGAGACTTATCGCATCTTGGCAGATTTGGCACATTCTCTTGGCATGGGCGTGTTGACCGAAACCAGCAACGAAGAAGAATTTGAACGCGCCTTGGCGTTAGGGGCGAAAATTATCGGTGTGAATAATCGTAATTTGCATGATTTAAGCGTGGATTTAAACCGCGTGGTGGCATTAACCAACCGATATGCCGACCGCATTCCTTCCGACGTACGAATTATCAGTGAATCAGGCATTTACGATCATCAACAAGTACGCGAATTGCAACACGTTGCCCACGGCTTCTTAATTGGCAGCAGTTTAATGGGCAGTCCCGACTTAAACAACGCCGTGCGTGAAGTGATTTTTGGCGAAAACAAAGTGTGCGGTTTAACCCGTGCGCAAGACGTAAAAACCGTTTACGAAAGCGGCGCATTGTACGGCGGGCTGATTTTTGTCGAAAACTCCAAACGTTGTGTCAGTTTACGCCAAGCCCAAGAATTGGTGACAGCAGCCCCACTTCGCTTTGTGGGCGTGTTTCAAAATCAAGACATTGATTTTATCGTGAAAATCGCGCAGCAATTACAGCTCTATGCCGTTCAGTTACACGGCGATGAAACGTCGGCATTTATCACCGCACTTCGCACCGAATTGCCTGAAAGCATTCGCATTTGGAAAGCCATTTCCGTGGATGTAACCCATCAAAGTGCGGTGGTTTTTGACGACGTTTCTGAGATTGATCGTTTTGTTTTCGATAGCAAGTCAGGCGCACAACGAGGCGGTACAGGCGAAGTTTTCGATTGGTCGCTAATTCCTGCCCATCTGAAACATAAAATCCTTTTAGCCGGAGGCATCAATCCAAACAATATTGATGCGGCATTGGCACAACATTGTGTCGGTGTGGATCTGAATTCCGGCGTGGAAAGTGCTCCAGGTGTGAAAGATGCCGAAAAAGTGCGGTCGGTTTTTGCAAAGATTTTGTAA
- the hybO gene encoding hydrogenase 2 small subunit, producing the protein MQKSDGLFSALAEVSRRDFMKLCTALAATMGLSSKAGAEMTAALTEPKRPPVLWIGAQECTGCTESLLRATHPTVENLVLEMISLEYHETLSAAFGEQAEDNKHNAIKQYYGKYVLVVDGSIPMKDGGVYCMVAGKPIVEHIREAAKGAAAIIAIGSCAAWGGVPSSGGNPTGASSLSEVLPKGTPVINIPGCPPNPHNFLATVAYILTYKKLPAMDKLNRPLFAYDRLIHENCYRRPHFDAGRFAKEYGDYGHRHGWCLYHLGCKGPETYGNCSTLEFCDVGGNNWPVGIGHPCYGCNEKGVGFTKSIFQLSSVENPTPRVEKPDVNNAEGSSASMTAIGLLGGAAAILAGVSVVTLRELSIQHKARAAVKAAEKAEKKQQTGKSNG; encoded by the coding sequence ATGCAAAAAAGTGATGGATTATTTTCTGCCTTAGCAGAAGTTTCCCGTCGGGATTTCATGAAATTATGTACCGCACTTGCGGCAACCATGGGATTAAGCTCAAAAGCCGGTGCGGAGATGACCGCCGCTTTAACCGAACCGAAACGTCCGCCGGTGTTATGGATTGGCGCGCAAGAATGTACGGGGTGTACCGAATCCTTACTACGCGCTACCCACCCAACGGTAGAAAATTTGGTATTGGAAATGATTTCTTTGGAATACCATGAAACCCTTTCCGCCGCCTTTGGTGAGCAAGCCGAAGACAATAAACACAATGCCATTAAACAATATTACGGCAAATATGTCTTGGTGGTTGACGGTTCTATTCCGATGAAAGACGGTGGCGTTTATTGCATGGTAGCAGGCAAACCGATTGTGGAACACATTCGCGAGGCCGCCAAAGGCGCTGCTGCCATCATCGCCATTGGTTCTTGTGCCGCGTGGGGCGGCGTACCTTCCAGCGGTGGTAACCCAACCGGTGCAAGCAGCTTATCTGAAGTATTACCAAAAGGCACACCGGTTATTAATATTCCGGGCTGTCCACCAAATCCACATAACTTCCTTGCGACAGTCGCTTACATTCTGACTTATAAGAAATTGCCGGCAATGGACAAACTTAATCGTCCGTTATTCGCTTACGATCGCTTAATTCATGAAAACTGCTATCGCCGTCCACATTTTGATGCCGGACGTTTTGCTAAAGAATACGGCGATTACGGTCATCGTCACGGCTGGTGTTTATATCATCTCGGTTGTAAAGGGCCGGAAACTTACGGCAACTGCTCTACCTTAGAATTTTGTGATGTCGGCGGCAATAACTGGCCGGTAGGTATCGGGCACCCTTGCTATGGCTGTAATGAAAAAGGCGTAGGCTTTACCAAAAGCATTTTCCAATTATCCAGCGTGGAAAATCCAACTCCTCGGGTGGAAAAACCGGATGTCAATAATGCGGAAGGTTCAAGTGCCAGCATGACGGCAATCGGTTTATTAGGCGGTGCGGCCGCAATTTTGGCCGGGGTCAGTGTTGTCACCTTACGGGAACTTAGTATTCAACACAAAGCCCGTGCAGCCGTCAAAGCCGCAGAAAAAGCAGAGAAAAAACAACAAACAGGTAAATCAAATGGATAG
- the hybA gene encoding hydrogenase 2 operon protein HybA, with protein MDRRNFLKAGLLGGVAVGLPVSKTQASENLPPIPTALGMLYDSTLCVGCQACVAECQQVNKTAVNPKGEQTWSNNDKLTPFTRNIIQVWSDGDGKNKDQTDNGYAYIKKQCMHCVDPNCVAVCPVQALTKDPKTGIVKYDPDICTGCRYCMVGCPFDVPKYDYDNPFGEISKCELCNQKGLERIDKGELPGCCHVCPTGAIIFGTREELLAEAKRRLHLIRGTEYDYPRQHVNSTDKYRATVPAYQYHIYGETEGGGTQVLALSGVPFENLGLPPLDEVATGTRAAHLQHFLYRGLALPLVALAGLTFMTYKNMHGDKIAERIAAQKEAMRQARKEIEEAEDDDHE; from the coding sequence ATGGATAGACGCAATTTTTTAAAAGCAGGTTTGCTTGGTGGCGTTGCGGTAGGTTTGCCTGTCAGTAAAACGCAGGCAAGCGAAAATTTACCGCCCATTCCGACCGCACTTGGCATGTTGTACGACTCCACTCTTTGTGTGGGTTGCCAAGCTTGTGTGGCGGAATGTCAGCAAGTCAATAAAACCGCAGTGAATCCCAAAGGCGAACAAACCTGGTCAAACAACGACAAACTTACGCCGTTCACCCGCAATATCATTCAAGTTTGGTCGGATGGCGACGGCAAAAATAAAGACCAAACAGACAACGGCTATGCTTACATTAAAAAACAATGTATGCACTGCGTTGACCCGAACTGTGTTGCCGTTTGCCCTGTTCAAGCCTTAACGAAAGATCCGAAGACCGGCATTGTGAAATACGACCCCGACATTTGCACGGGCTGTCGTTATTGCATGGTAGGTTGCCCTTTTGACGTACCGAAATACGATTACGACAACCCATTCGGCGAAATCAGCAAATGTGAACTGTGCAATCAAAAAGGTTTGGAACGCATTGACAAAGGCGAACTGCCGGGTTGCTGTCATGTTTGCCCGACCGGCGCCATTATTTTTGGTACCCGTGAAGAGTTATTGGCGGAAGCCAAACGTCGTTTGCATTTAATTCGCGGCACGGAATATGACTATCCGCGCCAACACGTTAACAGTACCGATAAATATCGCGCTACTGTGCCGGCGTATCAATATCACATTTACGGCGAAACGGAAGGCGGTGGTACACAAGTGTTAGCCTTAAGCGGCGTACCTTTCGAAAATCTCGGCTTACCGCCACTAGATGAAGTTGCCACGGGAACCCGAGCAGCACATTTACAACATTTTCTCTATCGCGGTTTGGCATTGCCATTAGTGGCACTTGCAGGTTTAACCTTTATGACTTACAAAAATAT